The proteins below come from a single Spirochaetota bacterium genomic window:
- a CDS encoding chemotaxis response regulator protein-glutamate methylesterase yields MMNKIKVLVIDDSAVTRNLLKNTLSKSRDIEVVGSAIDPIIAVNKIKRLNPDILTLDIEMPRMDGLTFLSKLMVSRPMPVIMVSSLTENGAKETIKALELGAVDFVLKPKLDDEECWNSFSDELIEKVIAASGAKIKRRIGKTLDGDVDGIKIEEKYSADAVISKKRSIERMQRSDSIIAIGASTGGTEVIAEIITNLQDDVPGIVIAQHMPEKFTLAFANRINGVSKLYVKEAEHGDRVYKGVALIAPGNRHMILKSDVQGYWVEINDGLPVNRHKPSVDVLFRSVANIASRYSLGILLTGMGADGAQGLLEIRDAGIKTIAQDEASCVVFGMPAEAIRLGAADMVMNVDGITRHISELAVA; encoded by the coding sequence ATGATGAATAAAATAAAAGTATTGGTAATTGATGATTCTGCTGTAACGAGGAATTTACTCAAGAATACACTCTCAAAATCAAGGGATATTGAAGTGGTCGGATCGGCTATAGATCCAATAATAGCTGTAAATAAGATAAAGCGGTTAAACCCTGATATACTAACATTGGATATTGAGATGCCTCGAATGGATGGCCTTACTTTTTTATCCAAGCTTATGGTTTCTCGCCCAATGCCAGTGATAATGGTAAGTTCGCTAACCGAAAATGGGGCGAAAGAGACGATTAAGGCTTTGGAGCTGGGAGCGGTTGATTTTGTATTAAAACCAAAGCTTGATGACGAAGAGTGTTGGAATAGCTTTTCAGATGAGCTTATTGAAAAGGTTATTGCTGCCAGTGGCGCTAAAATAAAGAGAAGGATCGGAAAAACCCTTGATGGTGATGTAGATGGGATCAAGATAGAAGAGAAGTATTCTGCTGATGCGGTAATATCCAAAAAGAGATCAATTGAAAGAATGCAAAGAAGTGATAGTATAATCGCTATTGGCGCTTCCACAGGCGGAACTGAGGTTATTGCAGAGATTATAACCAATCTTCAGGATGATGTACCAGGGATTGTTATCGCCCAGCATATGCCTGAAAAGTTTACATTGGCCTTTGCAAATAGGATAAATGGTGTATCAAAACTGTATGTTAAGGAAGCAGAACATGGAGATAGGGTATATAAGGGAGTAGCGCTAATTGCCCCTGGCAACCGTCATATGATACTCAAGAGTGATGTTCAGGGCTATTGGGTCGAGATAAACGATGGTCTTCCTGTAAACAGGCATAAGCCTTCAGTGGATGTGCTTTTTCGTTCAGTTGCGAATATAGCTTCACGTTACTCGCTCGGAATCCTTCTTACCGGTATGGGGGCTGATGGGGCACAGGGCCTTTTGGAGATACGGGATGCAGGAATAAAAACAATCGCCCAGGATGAGGCATCATGCGTAGTCTTCGGTATGCCAGCCGAGGCCATTAGACTTGGCGCTGCTGATATGGTTATGAATGTTGATGGGATAACAAGGCATATAAGTGAATTGGCAGTTGCATAG
- a CDS encoding chemotaxis protein CheD, with the protein MYIRKAKKYGKNIKIIHPGELYVSSEDELIGTLLGSCVSVCLYDAKREISGMNHFMLPGRISSTDIFEDKSARYGITAINELFSQMEKAGSSKRDLIGKIFGGGHVLDVENSIMSIPLDNIRLAKIMVEIEDVPIVEIEVGDNYTRKLLMDVRSGKVYLKKTTKRDIFERVVQDERNYIRSRYGK; encoded by the coding sequence ATGTATATAAGAAAAGCTAAAAAATATGGGAAGAATATTAAAATAATTCATCCTGGCGAGCTGTATGTCTCTTCGGAGGATGAGTTAATTGGAACCCTTTTAGGATCATGTGTCTCTGTGTGTCTTTATGATGCAAAAAGAGAAATTTCTGGAATGAATCACTTTATGCTTCCTGGTAGAATCTCAAGCACGGATATTTTTGAGGATAAATCAGCAAGATATGGGATAACCGCAATAAATGAACTCTTTTCTCAAATGGAGAAGGCCGGGTCCTCAAAGCGAGATCTAATAGGAAAAATATTTGGGGGTGGGCATGTCCTTGATGTTGAGAATTCGATAATGAGTATACCCTTGGATAATATAAGACTAGCTAAGATTATGGTTGAAATAGAGGACGTCCCAATTGTTGAGATAGAGGTTGGGGATAACTATACCAGAAAGTTGTTGATGGATGTTCGGAGCGGAAAGGTATATCTTAAAAAAACCACTAAGAGAGATATTTTTGAAAGGGTAGTTCAAGATGAGAGAAATTACATAAGGAGCAGATACGGAAAATGA
- a CDS encoding CheR family methyltransferase has product MNNTILGTWNLKDEEFELFRDLIYREAGINLTEVKKALVQSRLMKRLRLLKLNDYQEYFNFLLNNYEEEKINLINCITTNKTNFYREPKHFDFIRDVALPKFEKNNKGRIRIWSAGCSTGEEPYTIAITVYEYFKGRKMPDVKILATDIDTEVLKKGELGIYKSDVLNDVDSTILKKYFLKGRNENEGHYRVMDKLKDIVYFRRLNLLDKVFPMRGKFDIIFCRNVVIYFDQETRKDLISRFIRYLNGDGYFFAGHSETLTGVTDQLHLIGHTIYGKAD; this is encoded by the coding sequence ATGAATAATACTATATTGGGCACATGGAATCTCAAGGATGAAGAGTTTGAGTTATTCAGGGATTTGATATACAGAGAAGCCGGGATAAATCTGACAGAGGTCAAAAAGGCTCTGGTTCAGTCCAGGTTGATGAAGAGATTGAGATTATTAAAGCTTAATGATTATCAAGAGTATTTTAATTTTTTGCTAAACAATTATGAAGAAGAGAAGATCAATCTCATTAACTGCATCACAACAAACAAGACAAATTTTTATAGAGAACCAAAGCATTTTGATTTTATAAGAGATGTGGCTCTTCCAAAATTCGAGAAAAATAACAAGGGAAGGATAAGGATTTGGAGTGCAGGTTGCTCAACAGGGGAGGAACCATATACCATCGCTATAACAGTATATGAATACTTTAAGGGGCGAAAAATGCCGGATGTTAAAATTCTGGCCACTGATATAGATACAGAGGTGTTAAAGAAGGGGGAACTAGGAATCTATAAGTCTGATGTCTTGAACGATGTTGATAGTACTATTCTTAAGAAATATTTTCTAAAGGGCAGGAATGAAAATGAGGGGCATTATAGGGTAATGGATAAATTAAAAGATATAGTCTACTTTAGAAGACTGAATCTGCTCGATAAGGTTTTTCCTATGAGAGGAAAGTTCGATATTATATTTTGCAGAAATGTGGTAATTTATTTTGATCAGGAAACTCGTAAAGATTTAATTTCAAGATTTATCAGATATTTGAATGGTGATGGTTATTTTTTTGCAGGTCATTCAGAGACATTAACAGGTGTAACGGATCAATTACACTTGATAGGTCATACAATCTATGGGAAAGCAGATTAA
- a CDS encoding chemotaxis protein CheD, whose amino-acid sequence MIKSETNIYGLPLYILYPGDYYASEESCIIETITGACVVVCLFDYIHSIGGMGHFIVPGTIGTEGIIADEIAKQGILSMEFLMAEIVKLGGDRRYVRAKLFGAGYITSSIPEMGGIVDSNIRFMHEYFSMERIEVETEDLGGNYRRKIMYLPLKGQAYRKLLTNNNEASEFMKLEKEYIDNKFNNKERYGKLILFE is encoded by the coding sequence ATGATAAAGAGTGAGACAAATATATATGGACTCCCGCTTTACATTCTTTATCCTGGAGATTATTATGCAAGTGAAGAGAGTTGCATTATTGAGACAATAACAGGCGCCTGTGTCGTTGTCTGCTTGTTCGATTATATTCATAGTATTGGAGGTATGGGTCACTTCATCGTGCCAGGCACAATCGGCACTGAGGGGATAATAGCGGATGAGATCGCGAAACAGGGAATACTCAGCATGGAATTTCTAATGGCTGAGATTGTTAAGTTAGGGGGTGATAGGCGTTATGTCAGGGCAAAGCTTTTTGGCGCAGGATACATAACCTCAAGTATTCCGGAGATGGGTGGCATAGTGGACAGTAATATAAGGTTTATGCATGAATATTTTAGCATGGAAAGGATCGAGGTTGAGACTGAGGATCTTGGAGGAAATTATAGGAGAAAGATAATGTATCTGCCATTAAAGGGACAGGCATATCGAAAACTATTAACAAATAATAATGAAGCCTCAGAGTTTATGAAATTGGAGAAGGAATATATAGACAACAAGTTTAATAATAAGGAACGGTACGGAAAGCTAATCCTCTTTGAGTGA
- a CDS encoding chemotaxis protein CheW → MDNLTQTLTRKETEVVEEGEQHVTFTIGGETYGVEVLKVQEIIGMTDITHVPNTLEFMRGVINLRGSVVPVVDMRAKFKMEGREYDSFTVIIIVEVKERLIGMIVDSVSDVISIPLSSIQDTPHFSSRIETDFISGIGQIGEKLVIILDVDRILSEEDFEVLENKENKLSNDKE, encoded by the coding sequence ATGGATAATTTAACACAAACTTTGACAAGGAAAGAAACTGAGGTCGTAGAGGAAGGCGAACAGCATGTTACATTTACCATTGGAGGGGAGACATATGGAGTTGAGGTGTTGAAGGTGCAGGAGATAATCGGAATGACTGATATCACTCATGTCCCAAACACTTTAGAATTCATGAGGGGGGTTATTAATCTAAGAGGATCTGTGGTTCCTGTAGTGGATATGAGAGCCAAGTTTAAGATGGAAGGACGCGAGTATGACAGTTTTACTGTCATAATAATTGTTGAAGTGAAGGAGAGGCTGATTGGGATGATCGTTGATTCAGTATCTGATGTGATCAGCATTCCCCTTTCTAGTATTCAGGACACACCTCATTTCAGCTCCAGAATTGAGACTGATTTTATTAGCGGTATTGGACAGATTGGGGAGAAGTTAGTAATAATTTTGGATGTAGATAGGATATTAAGCGAAGAGGATTTCGAGGTTTTAGAAAATAAGGAAAACAAGTTGTCCAATGATAAAGAGTGA
- a CDS encoding response regulator yields MKYIMTIDDSLTIRTSVDFALKGLGHAVKQAENGADALEKINELKSNGDDVSLCIVDVNMPIMDGITFVKEFRKLDKFTPVLVLTTESEGSKIQEGKQAGASGWLVKPFKSDELIGVVQKLIR; encoded by the coding sequence ATGAAATATATAATGACAATAGATGATTCCTTAACTATTCGAACAAGTGTTGATTTTGCATTGAAGGGTCTTGGCCATGCTGTTAAGCAGGCAGAGAATGGTGCTGATGCCCTTGAAAAGATCAATGAGTTAAAGAGTAATGGCGATGATGTCTCTTTGTGCATAGTGGATGTTAATATGCCTATAATGGATGGGATCACTTTTGTTAAGGAGTTTAGAAAATTAGACAAGTTCACACCAGTTCTTGTATTAACGACAGAGTCAGAAGGGAGTAAGATCCAGGAGGGAAAGCAGGCAGGCGCATCGGGTTGGCTTGTCAAACCCTTTAAGTCAGATGAACTTATAGGCGTCGTTCAGAAATTAATTAGATAA
- a CDS encoding STAS domain-containing protein, whose product MRVIELSEEIGIKRIREFYSQLSDVLSKESEITLDFSRVVRVDLSVVQVIMAALRESRKSEKKIMLKSLSRDVKKQFQLSGMMK is encoded by the coding sequence ATGAGAGTGATTGAATTATCAGAAGAGATTGGTATAAAGAGAATCAGGGAATTCTATTCACAATTATCGGATGTATTGAGTAAGGAATCAGAGATTACATTGGATTTTTCAAGAGTCGTAAGAGTTGATCTTTCCGTAGTGCAGGTGATCATGGCGGCTCTTAGAGAGTCACGAAAGTCCGAGAAAAAGATAATGCTAAAATCCCTTTCAAGGGATGTCAAGAAGCAGTTTCAATTATCAGGAATGATGAAGTAA
- a CDS encoding chemotaxis protein CheA, protein MSEPALVDIFKQEAEEILKELETDIVKLEEENDPEIVNRVFRYVHTLKGSSGIAGLTEISDFTHKVEGLLDRVRDGKLEIGKRLIDILLGSIDWIRLSMFEDQQGLDMDVMRGNILNSISEYDVDVHGTLKRVDSADDSTLVGEVVREGGGNDILEKDVGYRYFMIKACFKEDIFEYGIDPLMIMEDLSSQGRICEGRINRKKLPDFKDMDPEKCYLHWDVVLKTKHSRDRIQNVFLFVEDDNEIYIDDVTSIYVDKGRNDKDLEAKRIGEILVDKGIVTNRELDNILTIQDKKNLKIGDIVVQKGYATEKDIKFGLEEQERAKARIDISTVRVETKKLDSLLDLLGEIVIGQASIARIADGFDDEQGFILKNALYGLDRTTREFQEQIMSIRMIPIGPTFEQFRRFVRDSAQSNGKDIRLEIEGRDTELDKTVIEKIGDPLKHMIRNSIDHGIEMPKERVECGKSRSGKIILKAYHQEGNVYIEIADDGKGIDKERVREKAEMKGIIKRGEDVSDERILSCLFMPGFSTAERVGELSGRGVGMDVVKTNIEELRGTVEIETEKGMGTIFRIKLPLTLAIIEGMLVRVGRSIYIIPLLSIVESLQPSREAVETVEGKGEVIYVRGEYVMLLRLYDLFGIEPEYRNPWESLVVIVESGGVLLGLMIDDLIGQQQIVIKSLDNYITKSRAVSGASILGDGTVSLILDIHGLIGEIAR, encoded by the coding sequence ATGTCTGAACCTGCATTAGTGGATATCTTTAAACAGGAAGCAGAGGAGATTCTTAAAGAACTTGAAACTGATATTGTCAAACTTGAGGAGGAAAATGACCCTGAGATAGTGAATAGGGTATTCAGGTATGTGCATACCCTGAAGGGGAGTTCAGGCATTGCCGGACTTACTGAGATTAGTGATTTCACTCATAAGGTTGAAGGCCTGCTTGATAGGGTAAGGGATGGCAAACTTGAAATAGGGAAAAGACTAATTGATATACTGCTGGGTAGTATTGATTGGATCAGGTTGAGTATGTTTGAGGATCAGCAAGGTCTGGACATGGATGTGATGCGTGGTAATATTCTTAATAGTATTTCAGAATATGATGTTGATGTGCATGGTACATTAAAGAGGGTAGATTCAGCGGATGATTCTACACTGGTAGGAGAAGTTGTGAGAGAAGGGGGGGGTAATGATATACTGGAAAAGGATGTTGGTTATAGATATTTCATGATTAAGGCATGCTTCAAGGAGGATATATTTGAGTATGGGATCGATCCATTAATGATAATGGAAGACCTGTCTTCTCAAGGGCGAATATGTGAAGGAAGGATTAATCGAAAAAAGCTTCCGGATTTTAAGGATATGGATCCAGAGAAGTGCTATCTCCATTGGGACGTTGTGCTAAAGACCAAGCATTCTAGAGATAGGATTCAGAATGTATTTCTTTTTGTTGAAGACGATAATGAGATTTATATTGATGATGTTACCTCGATTTATGTAGATAAAGGTAGAAATGACAAAGATTTAGAAGCTAAGAGGATTGGTGAGATTCTTGTTGATAAGGGAATTGTTACAAATAGAGAACTTGATAACATTTTAACTATTCAGGATAAGAAAAATTTAAAAATTGGAGATATTGTAGTTCAGAAGGGATATGCCACTGAGAAGGATATTAAATTTGGTCTTGAAGAGCAGGAGAGGGCAAAGGCTAGGATCGATATCAGTACAGTTAGGGTGGAGACCAAAAAGCTGGATAGTCTTTTAGATCTTCTTGGAGAGATAGTTATAGGGCAGGCTTCTATAGCTAGAATCGCTGATGGTTTTGATGATGAACAGGGCTTCATATTAAAGAACGCTTTGTATGGCCTTGACAGGACTACCAGGGAGTTTCAGGAACAAATAATGTCAATTAGGATGATCCCTATTGGACCCACCTTTGAGCAGTTCAGGAGGTTTGTAAGGGATTCTGCCCAGTCCAATGGGAAGGATATACGGTTAGAGATAGAGGGAAGAGACACAGAGCTTGACAAGACGGTTATTGAGAAGATTGGTGATCCCTTGAAGCATATGATAAGAAATTCAATTGATCATGGAATTGAAATGCCAAAGGAAAGGGTGGAATGTGGCAAGAGCAGATCGGGCAAAATAATATTAAAGGCATATCATCAGGAGGGGAATGTATATATTGAGATTGCTGACGATGGCAAGGGGATAGATAAGGAGAGGGTGAGAGAAAAGGCAGAGATGAAAGGTATTATAAAAAGGGGGGAGGATGTAAGTGATGAAAGGATTCTATCCTGTCTCTTTATGCCCGGTTTCTCTACCGCTGAAAGGGTGGGCGAACTATCCGGAAGAGGCGTTGGCATGGATGTGGTGAAGACAAATATTGAGGAATTGAGGGGTACTGTAGAGATTGAGACCGAAAAGGGTATGGGCACAATATTTAGAATTAAACTTCCACTGACTTTAGCTATAATTGAAGGAATGCTTGTAAGGGTTGGAAGGAGTATATATATCATCCCTCTGCTATCGATTGTGGAATCTTTACAACCAAGCAGAGAGGCGGTTGAGACGGTAGAGGGCAAGGGGGAGGTGATTTATGTAAGGGGTGAGTATGTTATGCTTTTGAGATTATATGATCTCTTTGGTATTGAACCTGAATACAGGAATCCATGGGAATCCCTGGTTGTCATTGTTGAATCAGGTGGTGTGCTGCTTGGTCTCATGATCGACGATCTTATTGGTCAACAGCAGATAGTGATAAAGAGTCTGGACAACTATATTACAAAGAGTCGCGCAGTGTCAGGCGCTTCTATTCTTGGGGATGGTACAGTTTCATTGATATTGGATATTCATGGATTGATTGGGGAGATCGCTAGGTGA
- a CDS encoding methyl-accepting chemotaxis protein — translation MRSIKSTSVNSAGGKISLKMRLWLIIGVIILLSISVAFIGINSLNGQNDRLKHIVHVSAEKIKLGGMINQSIMAISMAEKNMLLVETDQMIKEYAGLIKTKKRELNEHRMKLSNLVDDEGKEMLNNFKTEWDAYSNVNDQVIELALNLQKGKAINLSIGNGAELHVAAASMVTAIIEKNDKDMVTDEVKSDENYSFALTILLIGLMIIIIAGGAAFIMSRNIAYIAVNESSKAASLVSNSADAIFTTDKNLVIQEINEIALKALGYSRDEVVGKMTCGDICKTPVCNTAECTIKRCMQNRGNIVATTIATSSDGTKIPVRVSCGALFDQDGNPVGGFEILSNITTVDEGFLNNMADAAFRTDKELVIQNINDAALKALGYRREEVIGKMTCAQLTNTPVCGTSDCTIKRCMETRSNIVAETVATAKDGTKIPVRAACGALFDEAGNVSGGFEVISDNSDFIKMVEVTNSIAEGDLTVNVSEKITDRDDAVGALAKALSKMVDDLSSIISNVVISAQNLAQAVEQISSGNQNLSQRTSEQASSLEEIASTIEETTATIKQNAENANEANDMSSKSSQLADDGGRLVTEAVTSINEINQSSQKIGDIISVINDISFQTNLLALNAAVEAARAGEQGRGFAVVAGEVRNLAQRSGNAAKEISVLIKDSLDKVENGTELVNKSGEALKEIIDSVKKVGKVITEIAAASQEQKQGVDQINTAVGEMDSMTQQNASLVEETASASEEMANQAQDLLGLVENFKLKEDTNRGRGSMEHSAKRQELHLKAAEGVKKDKTNRDRDEEVSLKKGQQEDITHTLSLDGFEEF, via the coding sequence ATGAGAAGTATTAAGAGTACAAGTGTCAATAGTGCGGGAGGAAAAATATCCCTTAAAATGCGTTTGTGGTTAATTATTGGGGTAATAATCTTATTATCCATTTCTGTTGCCTTTATCGGCATAAACAGCCTTAATGGACAAAACGACAGATTAAAACATATTGTTCATGTGTCTGCTGAAAAAATAAAACTCGGTGGAATGATCAATCAGAGTATAATGGCGATTTCAATGGCTGAGAAGAATATGCTATTAGTTGAGACGGACCAAATGATAAAGGAATATGCTGGCTTAATAAAAACAAAGAAAAGGGAGTTAAATGAGCACAGGATGAAACTCAGTAATCTTGTGGATGATGAAGGTAAGGAGATGCTGAATAATTTTAAAACAGAGTGGGATGCATATAGTAATGTTAATGACCAGGTCATAGAATTGGCTCTCAACCTTCAAAAGGGGAAAGCCATAAATCTATCTATAGGTAATGGAGCTGAATTACATGTTGCGGCAGCCTCTATGGTAACAGCTATTATAGAGAAAAATGATAAGGATATGGTAACGGATGAGGTTAAAAGTGATGAAAATTATTCTTTTGCTCTAACAATACTATTGATCGGTCTTATGATTATCATAATCGCTGGTGGTGCAGCGTTTATTATGAGTCGAAATATTGCATATATTGCTGTGAATGAAAGCAGTAAAGCAGCGAGCCTTGTATCAAATAGCGCAGATGCAATATTTACTACTGATAAAAATCTGGTTATACAGGAAATAAACGAGATAGCGCTTAAGGCTCTTGGTTATTCCAGGGATGAGGTTGTTGGTAAAATGACCTGCGGGGATATATGCAAAACCCCTGTCTGCAATACAGCAGAATGTACCATTAAGAGATGTATGCAGAATAGAGGAAATATCGTAGCCACAACCATCGCTACATCCAGTGATGGAACTAAAATACCTGTGCGTGTATCCTGCGGCGCCCTGTTTGATCAAGATGGTAATCCAGTTGGCGGATTTGAGATATTATCCAATATAACTACAGTTGATGAGGGTTTCCTTAATAACATGGCGGATGCCGCATTTAGGACAGATAAGGAGCTTGTGATACAGAATATCAATGACGCCGCGCTTAAGGCATTGGGATATAGGCGTGAAGAGGTGATAGGGAAGATGACCTGCGCGCAATTGACCAACACGCCTGTCTGCGGTACTTCAGACTGTACTATTAAGAGATGTATGGAAACTAGGAGTAACATTGTCGCAGAGACAGTGGCTACAGCAAAGGATGGCACAAAGATACCTGTTCGTGCGGCTTGTGGTGCATTATTTGATGAAGCAGGTAATGTAAGCGGTGGCTTTGAAGTTATCTCTGATAATAGTGATTTTATTAAAATGGTTGAGGTTACTAATTCCATTGCTGAGGGCGATTTGACTGTTAATGTGAGTGAAAAGATAACAGATAGGGATGATGCTGTGGGGGCATTGGCTAAGGCTCTCAGTAAAATGGTAGATGATTTGAGTAGTATAATTTCAAACGTTGTCATAAGCGCACAGAATCTTGCGCAGGCCGTGGAGCAGATATCTAGCGGAAATCAGAATCTTTCTCAGCGGACATCTGAGCAGGCATCGTCCTTAGAAGAGATAGCCTCAACAATAGAAGAGACCACAGCTACTATTAAGCAGAACGCAGAAAATGCTAACGAGGCCAATGATATGTCGAGTAAATCATCGCAGTTGGCTGATGATGGTGGTCGTTTGGTGACTGAGGCTGTAACCTCCATCAATGAGATAAATCAGTCTAGTCAGAAGATAGGGGACATTATTTCAGTAATAAATGACATCTCATTCCAAACAAATCTGTTGGCTCTCAATGCCGCTGTAGAGGCTGCTCGAGCTGGTGAGCAGGGGCGCGGTTTTGCAGTGGTAGCCGGGGAGGTGAGGAATTTAGCGCAACGATCAGGGAATGCGGCAAAGGAGATTAGTGTTCTCATTAAAGACTCTTTGGATAAGGTTGAGAATGGCACTGAATTGGTTAATAAGAGCGGAGAGGCGTTAAAGGAGATAATCGATTCCGTTAAGAAGGTTGGCAAGGTTATTACAGAGATAGCAGCGGCTAGTCAGGAACAGAAACAGGGCGTTGATCAGATAAATACAGCGGTAGGAGAGATGGATTCCATGACCCAACAGAATGCTTCACTAGTTGAGGAGACGGCCTCAGCCAGCGAGGAGATGGCCAATCAGGCGCAGGACCTACTTGGATTAGTGGAGAATTTCAAGTTGAAGGAAGATACAAACAGAGGTCGAGGCAGTATGGAGCATTCAGCAAAGCGTCAGGAGTTGCATCTTAAGGCAGCAGAGGGGGTTAAGAAGGATAAGACCAATCGGGATAGGGATGAAGAGGTGAGCCTTAAGAAAGGGCAGCAAGAAGACATTACTCATACCCTTTCACTAGATGGATTTGAAGAGTTTTAG
- a CDS encoding HDIG domain-containing protein, with translation MNNDRIPSIKECYELMRHTGMLPNIFDHSKQVMRVALAIVDNLSNETEINRDLVIAASLLHDITKTISIKTKEPHDITGGKYLKKIGFDHIACIVEEHVYIKDFNFNSKLTESEVVNYADKRVMHKKIVSVDERIADLVIRYGKTPEIRSIIINNKNNILLLESKISKYMKRDLHTVISDIEA, from the coding sequence ATGAATAACGATAGAATTCCATCAATTAAAGAATGCTATGAGTTGATGAGACATACTGGAATGCTTCCAAACATATTTGATCATTCAAAACAGGTGATGAGGGTTGCGCTAGCTATTGTTGATAATCTAAGTAATGAGACAGAGATAAATAGGGATCTGGTAATTGCCGCATCTCTCCTTCACGACATTACCAAGACAATCTCAATAAAGACAAAGGAGCCTCATGACATAACGGGCGGGAAATATCTGAAAAAAATTGGATTTGATCATATTGCATGTATTGTTGAAGAGCATGTCTATATTAAGGATTTTAATTTTAATAGCAAATTGACTGAGAGTGAGGTTGTTAATTATGCGGATAAGAGAGTAATGCACAAAAAAATAGTCTCTGTAGATGAAAGAATAGCTGACCTTGTCATAAGATATGGCAAAACCCCCGAGATAAGAAGCATTATAATCAATAACAAAAATAATATTCTTTTACTTGAAAGCAAGATTTCAAAATATATGAAAAGGGATCTACATACAGTTATTTCAGATATTGAGGCATAA
- a CDS encoding MFS transporter — MRKSDSPKIFYGWFVVLGGFLAMLSGGILFSYGVFFDAIRIEFGWSYTTTSSIHSITLVMALIFTLMWGPLIDRYGSTPALIVAAIAIGLGLYLSSLSQNLWQFYLYRAIGCIGASTMTVSLSVVQKWFVERRGLVVSIVIAGVGVGQFTFPILSEVLITGYGWRTALACLGIINTIIIMISAYLIVDEPQKKGLSPYGGKQEEISESGRSTNETREQGQEPALREILKSTVFIAIIVYNILTVIPVHIVYVHLVPYVIKSDIAPLAKAGIVLSVIGGLSIVGRLVFGAITPNISGWRMGLVICSVLCGIAMLWLSVSHSFWMVFVFAIIYGIFQGGRTPLVPGVIGTYFGNSNLASLIAISSASMILGAAIGPVVAGYICDVTGSYYLAFIVGAISYFLGASTVIKIHQP; from the coding sequence TTGAGAAAATCAGACTCACCTAAAATATTTTATGGCTGGTTTGTCGTTTTGGGTGGATTTTTGGCCATGCTCTCAGGTGGAATCCTTTTCTCCTATGGGGTATTTTTCGATGCGATCCGCATTGAATTCGGTTGGAGCTATACCACGACTTCATCGATTCATTCAATTACATTGGTTATGGCTTTGATCTTTACATTGATGTGGGGGCCCCTTATCGATAGATATGGATCAACCCCTGCGTTAATTGTAGCGGCCATAGCGATTGGTCTTGGATTGTACTTGTCAAGTTTGTCGCAGAATCTATGGCAATTTTATCTTTACCGCGCAATCGGTTGTATCGGCGCTTCCACTATGACAGTCTCGCTTAGTGTAGTACAGAAGTGGTTTGTTGAGCGAAGGGGGCTTGTCGTTAGCATTGTTATTGCTGGTGTGGGAGTGGGACAGTTTACCTTTCCTATTTTATCTGAGGTTCTGATCACTGGTTATGGGTGGCGGACTGCTCTAGCATGCCTTGGAATAATTAACACTATTATTATTATGATTTCAGCCTATCTAATTGTGGACGAACCGCAAAAAAAGGGGCTGAGCCCCTATGGGGGGAAACAGGAAGAGATCAGCGAATCTGGGAGATCAACTAACGAAACAAGAGAGCAGGGACAGGAACCTGCTTTAAGGGAAATACTCAAGAGTACGGTTTTCATCGCAATAATTGTATATAATATTTTAACCGTTATTCCTGTGCACATAGTATATGTGCATTTGGTGCCCTATGTTATTAAGAGTGATATTGCCCCATTGGCCAAGGCTGGGATTGTGCTGAGTGTTATCGGAGGTTTGAGTATTGTGGGTCGGTTGGTATTTGGAGCAATTACTCCTAACATCTCTGGATGGAGAATGGGTCTTGTTATTTGCTCAGTATTATGCGGAATAGCCATGCTGTGGCTTTCAGTGAGCCATTCATTTTGGATGGTATTTGTGTTTGCTATTATTTATGGAATATTTCAGGGTGGGAGAACACCCCTTGTGCCTGGGGTCATTGGAACATATTTTGGGAATAGTAACCTTGCTTCCCTGATTGCAATTTCCAGTGCGAGTATGATACTCGGAGCTGCCATTGGTCCTGTTGTGGCAGGATACATCTGTGATGTTACAGGAAGTTACTATTTAGCCTTTATTGTCGGAGCCATATCCTATTTTTTAGGAGCTAGCACTGTAATCAAGATTCATCAACCATGA